From Carassius gibelio isolate Cgi1373 ecotype wild population from Czech Republic chromosome B23, carGib1.2-hapl.c, whole genome shotgun sequence, the proteins below share one genomic window:
- the LOC128012162 gene encoding specifically androgen-regulated gene protein, with the protein MPKSDTWPGGVSIDSVSVMDSAGSCDSVLSSNSGFSDDSYLSAEERACLMFLEETIESLEVEDDSGLSDDESDCPINGLKENTSQRTSMHKKRSEELSAHEDPNKVTGKDRKPSQKYLVPPPSLLASRNAKIVNKPMETSPKETPVAFIDVPDGFRSSPDLHQPRRTVPEEATSKVASSKKSTGQSVDVVDLPPSFTPEPPVQTSLQSDSKAKDGAPKSLEVKSQSKQEKVSSEVPLEFIPPPSDFMDEPVEKISLAYSQPPPVYNKPPERVPELPKMESGGSIKPTKVTKSDPECTSSGPLSHNVIGNPCNKASLKKAPHLTPLMVVQQSATDKPLMPLPSSEHSSATLKESGDPKSPPAVAPKPKKLPSNIVFKSHKDPGNTHSLLPQTERTQMDPKKIRMEALKKLGLLKNEEIETGHGVSPSHSPTFKAKTRPQSFCNPTDPIREPSRLPKSPIPDDVHLGDTLKYQDKKSREVSLKNQATRSYEIKTASLERTRSRMAANPVPKTTNPQRTQVELSPGQLRKSRARPFSAGSAKDFGIAHQVEDSTKSLKAAAAHPGNDGQKLHRSGISVMISPQGTNGENRREALKKLGLLRD; encoded by the exons ATGCCAAAAAGTGACACCTGGCCCGGGGGCGTCTCCATTGACTCTGTGTCTGTGATGGACAGTGCAGGAAGCTGTGATAGTGTGCTCAGCAGCAACTCTGGATTT AGCGATGACAGTTACCTTTCTGCTGAGGAGAGAGCCTGTCTCATGTTCCTGGAGGAGACCATTGAGTCTCTGGAGGTAGAAGATGACAGCGGTTTGTCTGACGACGAGTCTGATTGCCCAATTAATGGCCTGAAAGAAAACACTTCTCAGCGAACATCCATGCACAAGAAAAGATCTGAGG AGCTATCAGCCCATGAGGATCCAAACAAAGTGACTGGAAAAGACCGTAAACCTTCTCAGAAGTACCTTGTGCCACCTCCATCACTCCTTGCCAGTAGGAATGCCAAGATAGTCAACAAACCAATGGAAACATCGCCAAAGGAAACACCTGTGGCTTTTATTGATGTACCTGATGGGTTTAGATCAAGCCCTGACCTTCACCAACCAAGACGGACCGTTCCAGAAGAAGCTACTTCAAAAGTAGCATCTTCCAAAAAAAGCACTGGACAGTCAGTTGATGTGGTGGACTTGCCACCCTCATTCACACCCGAACCTCCAGTTCAAACAAGTTTACAAAGTGACTCGAAAGCCAAAGATGGTGCACCTAAGAGTTTGGAGGTCAAGTCTCAGTCGAAGCAGGAGAAGGTTTCCTCAGAGGTGCCGCTTGAATTCATTCCTCCACCCTCAGACTTCATGGATGAACCAGTGGAGAAAATAAGCCTTGCTTATTCGCAACCGCCTCCTGTTTACAACAAGCCACCGGAAAGGGTTCCCGAACTCCCCAAAATGGAGTCTGGTGGATCCATCAAGCCAACAAAGGTGACCAAATCAGATCCAGAATGCACATCAAGTGGACCGTTATCCCACAATGTGATTGGAAACCCATGCAACAAGGCCTCCTTGAAGAAAGCTCCTCACTTGACACCATTGATGGTTGTGCAACAGTCTGCGACGGACAAACCCCTGATGCCTTTgccatcttcagaacacagttctGCTACGCTGAAAGAGTCCGGCGATCCCAAAAGCCCACCGGCTGTGGCACCCAAACCCAAGAAGCTCCCATCGAATATCGTCTTCAAAAGCCACAAGGACCCGGGAAACACACATTCGTTACTTCCTCAAACCGAACGAACTCAGATGGATCCAAAGAAAATCCGAATGGAGGCGTTGAAAAAATTAGGCCTGCTGAAGAACGAAGAGATAGAAACGGGCCACGGCGTGTCTCCTTCTCATTCACCAACATTCAAAGCTAAAACTCGTCCTCAGTCGTTTTGTAACCCAACAGATCCCATTCGGGAACCATCCAGACTTCCCAAAAGCCCCATACCAGATGACGTGCATCTGGGAGACACACTAAAGTACCAAGATAAGAAAAGCAGGGAAGTTTCACTAAAAAACCAAGCGACAAGATCCTACGAGATCAAAACGGCGTCCCTGGAGCGCACGAGATCTCGAATGGCTGCTAACCCTGTGCCAAAGACGACAAACCCTCAAAGGACCCAAGTTGAGTTGTCTCCAGGTCAGTTACGAAAGAGCAGAGCTCGACCTTTTTCTGCAGGGAGCGCCAAGGACTTTGGCATCGCCCATCAAGTTGAAGACTCAACCAAATCGCTCAAAGCGGCTGCAGCTCATCCAGGAAACGACGGGCAAAAGTTGCATCGCTCCGGAATAAGTGTGATGATCTCTCCACAAGGTACAAATGGAGAGAACCGAAGGGAAGCCTTGAAGAAACTGGGATTACTGAGGGACTAA